One window from the genome of Dyadobacter sp. CECT 9275 encodes:
- a CDS encoding M42 family metallopeptidase produces the protein MSEKSTEFLYKYLNNASPTGFESTGQQIWLDYIKPYIEEQIIDVYGTAVGVIGPGQDYKVVIEAHSDEISWFVNFISEDGYIHVRRNGGSDAAIAPSMRVNLHTSKGVVKGVFGWPAIHVRDTAKDQVPKVHELFIDVGASKKDEVLEMGIHVGTVVTFADGLDELNNKYYVGRALDNRMGGFMIAEVARMLHENNIKLPYTLFVVNAVQEEIGLRGAEMISRRLKPDLAICTDVTHDTQSPMYNKKEQGDLKSGAGPVICYGPAVQNNVRDLLIKVADEKKIPFQRQAVSRSTGTDTDSFAYSAEGVASALISLPLKYMHTTVEMVHKDDVQNVIQLMYDVLLSLKGDEDFRYIK, from the coding sequence ATGTCTGAAAAAAGCACAGAATTTCTTTATAAGTATTTAAATAATGCTTCTCCGACTGGTTTTGAATCAACCGGTCAGCAGATCTGGCTTGATTACATCAAACCGTATATTGAGGAGCAGATCATTGATGTCTATGGAACCGCCGTCGGGGTGATTGGCCCCGGGCAGGACTACAAGGTGGTGATTGAAGCCCACTCCGACGAAATTTCCTGGTTTGTTAATTTCATTTCCGAAGATGGGTACATCCATGTCCGTCGTAACGGAGGGTCCGATGCTGCCATAGCCCCATCCATGCGCGTGAATCTGCATACATCCAAGGGAGTTGTGAAAGGTGTTTTCGGCTGGCCCGCAATCCACGTAAGAGATACTGCCAAAGACCAGGTTCCCAAGGTACATGAACTTTTTATAGATGTGGGGGCCTCCAAAAAGGACGAGGTCCTGGAAATGGGGATCCATGTGGGTACCGTTGTTACCTTTGCCGATGGCCTGGACGAACTGAACAATAAATATTATGTAGGAAGGGCGCTGGATAACCGTATGGGTGGTTTCATGATTGCAGAGGTAGCCAGGATGCTTCATGAAAATAACATAAAACTCCCGTATACCCTGTTTGTTGTTAACGCAGTACAGGAGGAGATCGGATTGCGCGGTGCCGAGATGATTTCCCGCAGGCTAAAGCCTGATCTTGCGATTTGTACGGACGTCACTCACGATACACAGTCGCCTATGTACAATAAAAAAGAACAGGGCGACCTGAAAAGCGGGGCTGGTCCGGTCATTTGTTATGGGCCCGCGGTACAGAATAACGTGCGTGATCTGCTCATCAAAGTGGCGGATGAAAAAAAGATCCCCTTCCAGCGACAGGCGGTGAGCCGGTCCACAGGTACAGATACGGACTCTTTTGCCTATTCCGCCGAAGGAGTTGCGTCGGCGCTGATATCCCTGCCACTCAAGTACATGCATACGACAGTAGAAATGGTTCACAAGGACGACGTCCAGAACGTCATACAGCTCATGTACGATGTTTTGCTTTCGCTAAAAGGTGACGAGGATTTCAGATATATAAAATAA
- a CDS encoding LytR/AlgR family response regulator transcription factor: MNILIVEDEPIVAKHLQYTLNGFGYEANDIASNYPEAIEILKSKVIHLAILDITLSGYQTGIDVAEYICEKHKIPFIFLTSHEDIAIVNAALRTSPHAFLNKPFQKITVYTAVKLAFKSFRQNLIHEGSNDLKQDTTVIQDALFIKEKHMFMKIMLADILFIRSDDNYLELHTAKKKYTIRETLKNILSQLPGNQFFRVHKSFIINLNAITSINYIHVMINDIEIPITADNRTELLSRIKTFS; encoded by the coding sequence ATGAATATTCTAATTGTTGAGGACGAACCGATTGTTGCCAAGCATCTGCAGTATACCCTGAACGGCTTCGGCTATGAGGCGAACGATATCGCATCCAATTACCCGGAAGCCATAGAGATACTTAAATCCAAGGTAATTCATTTGGCCATATTGGATATTACCCTCAGTGGCTATCAGACTGGTATTGACGTGGCTGAATATATTTGTGAAAAGCACAAGATTCCTTTCATTTTCCTGACCAGCCATGAGGATATTGCCATTGTAAATGCCGCTTTAAGGACGTCACCGCATGCATTTCTTAATAAGCCGTTTCAAAAAATCACGGTGTATACAGCCGTGAAACTTGCTTTTAAGAGCTTCCGGCAAAATCTGATCCATGAAGGCAGCAATGATTTAAAACAGGATACCACGGTTATTCAGGACGCTCTGTTTATCAAAGAGAAGCATATGTTCATGAAAATTATGCTGGCTGATATCCTCTTTATCAGGAGCGACGATAATTATCTTGAACTGCATACCGCCAAAAAGAAGTATACGATCCGAGAAACCCTGAAAAATATCCTGAGCCAGCTGCCTGGGAATCAGTTTTTCAGGGTTCATAAGTCGTTTATAATTAACTTAAATGCCATTACGTCCATCAACTACATTCATGTCATGATCAATGACATTGAGATCCCCATTACGGCGGATAACCGGACCGAACTCCTGAGCCGTATCAAAACTTTTTCCTGA
- a CDS encoding PA0069 family radical SAM protein: protein MMERPRGRGAGINTPNKFHKLQTEYTSEDWQNWDEPDTNPKTQFIEDHPKTLLSTSDSPDLRNFNSINPYRGCEHGCIYCYARNSHEYWGFSAGLDFETKIVVKKNAPELLEKLFNSRKWEPTTIMFSGNTDCYQPAEKKYKLTRRLLEICLRYQNPVSVLTKNALILRDIDVLEKMAKLNLVHGAVSITSLNEDIRSTLEPRTVTAKRRLQVVKILHEAGVPMGIMTAPIVPGLTDHEIPAIIKAASENGARWAGYTVVRLNGVIGTLFEEWVKHHFPDRADKILNQIKDSHGGKVNDSRFGLRMTGEGKYAEHIRQLHSLACRKYFKEQELPKLDTSLFLRGGQMKLF, encoded by the coding sequence ATTATGGAAAGGCCAAGAGGAAGAGGAGCAGGAATTAATACCCCCAATAAATTTCACAAACTTCAGACCGAGTATACTTCGGAAGACTGGCAGAACTGGGATGAGCCGGATACTAATCCGAAAACACAATTCATAGAAGATCATCCGAAGACTTTGCTGAGTACTTCTGACAGCCCTGACCTTCGCAATTTTAACTCCATCAATCCGTATCGGGGTTGTGAACACGGTTGTATCTACTGTTACGCACGCAATTCGCATGAGTACTGGGGTTTTTCTGCCGGTCTTGATTTTGAGACGAAGATCGTCGTGAAAAAGAATGCGCCGGAACTTCTTGAAAAGCTGTTTAATTCCAGGAAGTGGGAGCCCACCACCATCATGTTTTCCGGTAACACAGATTGTTACCAGCCTGCGGAAAAGAAATATAAGCTGACCAGAAGGCTTCTGGAGATATGTCTCAGATACCAGAACCCTGTGAGCGTGCTGACGAAAAACGCACTGATACTTCGGGATATTGACGTTCTGGAAAAAATGGCAAAATTGAATCTTGTCCATGGCGCGGTATCCATAACCTCCCTCAACGAAGACATCAGAAGTACACTTGAACCTCGTACCGTAACCGCGAAAAGAAGACTTCAGGTGGTAAAAATCTTGCACGAAGCTGGCGTTCCCATGGGTATCATGACAGCCCCCATAGTACCTGGGCTAACCGACCACGAAATTCCGGCCATCATAAAAGCCGCATCTGAGAATGGGGCGCGGTGGGCCGGGTATACCGTCGTGAGGCTTAATGGTGTGATCGGTACGTTGTTTGAAGAATGGGTGAAGCACCATTTCCCTGACCGCGCTGATAAAATACTGAACCAGATCAAAGATAGCCACGGTGGGAAAGTAAACGACTCACGTTTTGGATTGCGTATGACTGGCGAAGGGAAATATGCCGAACATATCAGACAGCTGCATAGCCTGGCTTGCCGCAAATATTTCAAGGAGCAGGAACTGCCTAAACTGGATACCTCCCTTTTTTTAAGAGGCGGACAAATGAAATTGTTTTGA
- the greA gene encoding transcription elongation factor GreA, producing the protein MAKISYYTEEGLNKLKAELNDMKTKGRTEIARQIAEARDKGDLSENAEYDAAKDAQGMHEMKIAKLEEIMSNARVIDESSIDTSQVAVLSKVKIKNRKNGMEVTYTLVSEEEADLKAGKISVGSPIGKGLLGKKVGETTEIKVPAGIMEFEVLDISRA; encoded by the coding sequence ATGGCTAAAATTTCATACTACACTGAAGAAGGGTTAAACAAGCTGAAAGCTGAGTTGAATGATATGAAAACAAAAGGCCGTACCGAAATTGCGCGCCAGATCGCTGAGGCCCGGGATAAAGGGGATTTGAGTGAAAATGCCGAGTACGATGCCGCAAAAGATGCGCAGGGTATGCACGAAATGAAGATTGCCAAGCTGGAAGAGATCATGTCCAACGCGCGTGTGATTGATGAGTCTTCCATTGATACTTCGCAGGTTGCAGTGCTTTCCAAAGTGAAGATCAAGAACCGTAAAAACGGAATGGAGGTAACTTATACGCTGGTTTCGGAAGAAGAAGCAGATTTAAAAGCAGGTAAGATTTCCGTCGGCTCTCCGATTGGAAAAGGGCTTTTGGGGAAGAAAGTAGGAGAAACTACTGAAATTAAGGTTCCGGCCGGGATTATGGAATTTGAAGTACTGGATATCAGCAGGGCTTAA
- a CDS encoding exo-beta-N-acetylmuramidase NamZ family protein — translation MKQILFSFVFTAFTVFCHLNCTATTPSDKCKSGGTGNTKDKLITGADQTGLYLDYLKGKRVAILVNQTSIIGKTPIVDSLVSLGVNIVRIFGPEHGFRGTASNGDKVGDSVDPKTGIPAISLYGKQKKPTREQLADVDLMIFDIQDVGARFYTYINTLGQVMEACAENGKELLILDRPNPNGFLVDGPVLEDHLHSGIGVYKIPISHGLTIAEFAQMINGEGWLPNKMKCQLKIVKVANYEHDMPYVLPVMPSPNLNTQQSVMLYPHICMFEGTIISQGRGTYMPFTVLGAPLLKGKFNFSFTPKSIKGMSETPLHQDTECYGIDLRKYDITAIRKTGKINLAWLMDMYKAYPEKEKFFDMSQSKQMGNIDKLAGTENLKRQIIAGVPENDIRKSWEPGLSEFKTARKKYLLYP, via the coding sequence ATGAAACAGATACTCTTTTCTTTCGTCTTTACGGCATTTACGGTTTTTTGTCATTTAAATTGTACGGCCACAACACCCTCAGATAAATGTAAATCGGGGGGAACCGGTAACACCAAAGACAAACTGATTACCGGTGCTGACCAAACCGGCCTGTATCTGGATTATCTCAAAGGGAAACGCGTGGCTATTTTGGTGAACCAGACGTCGATAATTGGTAAGACCCCCATCGTTGACAGCCTGGTGTCTCTGGGTGTAAACATTGTCCGCATTTTTGGGCCAGAGCACGGTTTCAGGGGGACGGCCAGTAACGGCGATAAAGTGGGTGACAGTGTAGATCCGAAGACGGGCATCCCGGCAATATCGCTGTACGGAAAACAGAAAAAGCCCACCAGGGAGCAACTGGCCGATGTGGACCTCATGATCTTTGATATACAGGATGTTGGAGCTCGGTTTTATACCTATATCAATACGCTGGGGCAGGTCATGGAGGCCTGTGCTGAAAATGGCAAGGAGCTTCTGATTTTGGACCGGCCAAATCCGAATGGATTTCTGGTAGACGGCCCGGTTCTGGAGGATCATTTGCATTCAGGAATTGGGGTTTATAAAATTCCGATCAGCCATGGGCTTACCATCGCTGAGTTTGCTCAAATGATTAACGGGGAAGGTTGGTTGCCTAACAAAATGAAGTGCCAGCTGAAAATCGTTAAAGTGGCGAATTACGAACATGATATGCCCTATGTATTGCCGGTGATGCCTTCACCAAACCTGAACACGCAGCAGTCTGTGATGCTGTATCCCCATATCTGCATGTTTGAAGGTACCATTATAAGTCAGGGAAGAGGTACTTACATGCCCTTTACGGTACTGGGAGCGCCGCTGCTGAAGGGTAAATTCAACTTTTCGTTCACGCCTAAAAGTATTAAGGGGATGAGTGAAACACCGCTTCATCAGGACACAGAATGTTATGGTATTGATCTTAGAAAATACGACATAACGGCTATCAGGAAGACGGGGAAGATTAACCTTGCATGGCTGATGGATATGTATAAAGCTTATCCCGAGAAAGAAAAATTCTTTGATATGAGCCAAAGCAAGCAGATGGGAAATATAGATAAGCTTGCCGGAACTGAAAATCTGAAAAGGCAGATCATTGCCGGTGTCCCTGAAAATGATATCCGTAAAAGCTGGGAACCCGGACTTTCAGAATTTAAAACGGCCAGGAAAAAATACTTGCTTTATCCATGA